A single window of Deinococcus sp. KSM4-11 DNA harbors:
- a CDS encoding HNH endonuclease, which translates to MARKRGEESWYAEPKPPEVCVLCGREAPNLTDHHLVPKSQGRRQGVKLGDIPTVKMCPACQGYLSKTFSNAELANELNTVEAILAREEVQKFVKWVQKQPMTRGVRVH; encoded by the coding sequence ATGGCACGTAAACGTGGAGAAGAGAGCTGGTACGCGGAACCCAAACCCCCGGAAGTGTGCGTGCTGTGCGGGCGCGAGGCCCCGAACCTCACTGACCACCACCTGGTGCCCAAATCGCAGGGCCGCCGCCAGGGCGTGAAACTGGGCGACATTCCCACCGTGAAGATGTGCCCGGCGTGCCAGGGGTACCTCAGCAAGACCTTCAGCAATGCGGAACTGGCCAACGAACTGAACACCGTGGAGGCCATCCTGGCGCGCGAGGAGGTTCAGAAGTTCGTGAAGTGGGTGCAGAAGCAGCCGATGACCAGGGGCGTGCGGGTGCACTGA
- a CDS encoding heavy metal-binding domain-containing protein: protein MIGFRPVSLVIGNCVYHVAAQGNYSYQKPTRNGELEQYTQAIYHARELAMDRMQAEAINDGATGIIGVKFTEQARHWDKQVFEFLAAGTSVTQVDTPATAPAMAPVGITISLDDR from the coding sequence GTGATCGGCTTCCGGCCGGTCAGTCTGGTGATAGGCAACTGCGTGTATCACGTGGCGGCGCAGGGCAACTATTCCTATCAGAAACCCACGCGAAACGGTGAACTGGAACAGTACACCCAGGCCATCTACCACGCCCGCGAACTGGCCATGGACCGCATGCAGGCCGAGGCCATCAACGACGGCGCGACAGGCATCATCGGCGTGAAATTCACTGAGCAGGCCCGGCACTGGGACAAACAGGTGTTCGAATTCCTGGCCGCCGGCACCAGCGTGACGCAGGTGGACACCCCGGCCACGGCCCCTGCCATGGCGCCGGTGGGCATCACCATCAGCCTCGATGACCGGTGA
- a CDS encoding glycosyl hydrolase 53 family protein, protein MTRPTSFRCAVLALSLAVSCSAVSRAASVQDFIKGVDISTLQALEDKGIAFSDAGKKEDLLAILKAHGVNYVRLRVWNHPTESGGYNDKAKLLLLAPRVKAAGLKLLVDFHYSDFWADPGKQVKPAAWANLSGAKLQQAVYDYTKDVLSGLKVVNAYPDMVQIGNEINSGMLLPDGAVGNFDGLAGLLKQGVEAVRDTTPAGQHTKVMIHLANGGDNATFVHFFDQVKARGIDYDVIGLSYYPYWHGTFQELKANLADLAGRYGKELVVAETAYPYTLANGDTSERNIAGQKETDTVGLSASVANQKLVVQTVLNTVASVPGGLGLGAFYWEPAWLPGVGWKTGETNGWENQAMFDFKGNALDSLNAFRFTPGSLGAAAPVAVLAPPPVTVAKGLTPTLPEKVNVLYSEGSIKPMPVTWSAVSTATPGGFTVSGTVADLPQKATLALTVTAAAVPAQTNSAQANLVQNPGFEDDLAHWTLTGTDAGKIDSKAGNAHGGAKAFNYWYGTPFAYTLNQTLTGLKDGTYTLRAWASGLGGDTKVALTAQGAGGALRTPITNTGWNVWKLYTVENIHVTGGTLTIGFDVAAPGGVWGFFDDVELVPVAGN, encoded by the coding sequence ATGACCCGACCCACCTCGTTCCGCTGTGCCGTCCTCGCTCTGTCGCTCGCCGTGTCCTGCTCTGCCGTCTCCCGCGCGGCCTCCGTGCAGGACTTCATCAAGGGCGTGGACATCTCGACCCTTCAGGCGCTGGAGGACAAGGGCATCGCGTTCTCTGACGCGGGAAAGAAGGAGGATCTGCTGGCGATCCTGAAGGCGCATGGCGTGAATTACGTGCGCCTGCGCGTGTGGAACCATCCCACGGAATCCGGCGGCTACAACGACAAGGCGAAGCTCCTGCTGCTCGCGCCGCGCGTGAAGGCGGCGGGCCTGAAGCTGCTGGTGGACTTCCATTACTCGGATTTCTGGGCTGATCCGGGAAAGCAGGTCAAGCCGGCGGCGTGGGCGAACCTCAGCGGCGCGAAGTTGCAGCAGGCGGTGTACGACTACACGAAGGACGTGCTGAGTGGCCTGAAGGTCGTGAACGCCTACCCGGACATGGTGCAGATCGGCAACGAGATCAACAGCGGAATGCTCCTCCCGGACGGCGCGGTGGGGAACTTTGATGGTCTGGCGGGCCTGCTCAAGCAGGGTGTGGAGGCGGTGCGCGACACGACGCCGGCGGGGCAGCACACGAAGGTCATGATCCACCTCGCCAATGGGGGAGACAACGCCACGTTCGTGCACTTCTTCGATCAGGTGAAGGCCCGCGGGATTGATTACGACGTGATCGGCCTGTCGTACTACCCCTACTGGCACGGGACGTTCCAGGAGCTGAAGGCGAATCTCGCCGATCTGGCCGGGCGCTATGGCAAGGAGCTCGTGGTGGCCGAGACGGCGTACCCATACACGCTGGCGAACGGCGATACAAGCGAGAGGAACATCGCCGGGCAAAAGGAGACGGACACCGTGGGCCTGTCGGCCTCGGTGGCAAACCAGAAACTGGTCGTTCAGACGGTACTGAATACCGTGGCCAGCGTGCCAGGCGGGCTGGGTCTGGGCGCGTTCTACTGGGAGCCTGCGTGGCTGCCCGGTGTCGGCTGGAAGACCGGGGAGACGAACGGCTGGGAGAACCAGGCCATGTTCGACTTCAAGGGGAATGCACTGGACTCGCTGAACGCCTTCCGGTTCACGCCGGGCAGCCTGGGGGCGGCCGCTCCCGTGGCCGTGCTCGCCCCGCCACCCGTGACGGTAGCGAAGGGCCTCACGCCTACCCTCCCCGAGAAGGTGAATGTCCTGTACAGCGAGGGCAGCATCAAACCCATGCCCGTGACGTGGAGCGCCGTATCCACCGCGACGCCGGGCGGGTTCACCGTATCCGGTACCGTCGCAGACCTGCCGCAGAAGGCGACGCTGGCGCTCACGGTGACGGCCGCGGCGGTTCCGGCACAGACGAATTCCGCACAGGCGAACCTCGTGCAGAATCCGGGGTTCGAGGACGACCTGGCGCATTGGACGCTGACCGGCACGGACGCCGGGAAGATCGACAGCAAGGCCGGGAACGCGCACGGCGGCGCGAAGGCCTTCAACTACTGGTACGGCACGCCCTTCGCGTACACCCTGAATCAGACCCTCACGGGTCTGAAGGACGGCACGTACACGCTGCGCGCGTGGGCGTCCGGCCTGGGCGGCGACACGAAGGTCGCCCTGACCGCGCAGGGAGCGGGCGGTGCGCTCCGCACACCGATCACCAATACCGGCTGGAATGTCTGGAAGCTGTACACCGTGGAGAACATCCACGTGACCGGCGGCACGCTGACCATCGGCTTCGACGTGGCCGCACCCGGCGGAGTCTGGGGCTTCTTCGACGACGTGGAACTCGTGCCGGTGGCCGGGAACTGA